ATTCTGGCCGGTGCTGGCATCAAGCACCAGCAGGACCTCGTGAGGAGCTTCGGGGATGACTTTCTGGATCACGCGTCTGATCTTGCTCAATTCATTCATCAGGTTGATCTTATTGTGTAACCGCCCTGCCGTATCGATGATGACCACGTCAGTCCCTCGGGCAATGGCTGATGTTACCGTATCGAAAGCCACTGCGGCGGGATCGGCATTCATTCCCTGGGAAATGATGGGAACGCCGGCCCTTTCAGCCCAGATGGTAAGTTGTTCGACGGCTGCTGCGCGGAAGGTGTCTGCTGCGCCAAGTACGACCGATTTACCGGCACCTTTGAACTGGTAAGCCAGTTTGCCGATCGTGGTCGTTTTACCGACACCATTCACCCCAACCACCATGATCACATAGGGTTTCGGTAAGTTATCGGAGGAGAAATCAAATTTTTCCTCTTTTACATTTTCCCGTAGCAACGCTGCGGTTTCCTCTTTCAGGACACGGTTCAATTCTTCCGTTCCGACGTATTTGTCCCGGGCCACCCGTTGCGTGATCCGCTCAATGATCCTGAGGGTGGTTTCCACGCCGACATCTGAAGTGACTAATATCTCTTCCAGGTTATCAAGCACTTCATCGTCAACGCTCGATTTGCCGGCAATAGCGCGCGAAATCCTGGAGAATACATTTTGCCGTGTTTTGTCAAGCCCTTTATCAAGGCTTTCTTTCTTCTCCTTTGAAAAAAATGAAAATATACCCATGGCGGAAGTCTAAAATGATATAAAAAAAGCTCTTCCGGCAGGAAAAGCTTTTCTGTACCGATTTGATGAACAATCAGTTATTTCTTTTCAACGACATTTTTAATCTGATCGTTGGGAACCATAGTTTCTTTGAAAACGTATGCCCCGGTTTTTGGTGATTTCACCATGCGGATCAGCTTCGAGAACTCTTTACCCTGTGCCTGAAGGGTTGCAATAACTTTCTTTGCCATAGCTAAAAACTATTTAATTTCTTTATGAACCGTCATCCGTTTCAGGATAGGATTAAACTTCTTAAGTTCTAATCTTTCCGGCGTATTTTTCTTGTTTTTGGTGGTTATATACCTGGAAGTACCCGGTTTGCCGCTGTTCTTATGTTCGGTGCACTCCATGATAACCTGTATCCTTTGATCTTTCGATTTCTTCGCCATTGTTAAATGCCTCTTTTAATTTTAGGGCTGCAAAGATATGATTATATTTCAAAATAACCTATAACTTTATCAAAATTTACCTGATATTTTGAATTGGACACCTTATATAAAAGGATTTTCAGCATTTCTGAAACTTGAAAAATCGCTTTCGGAGAACTCGATTGAAGCATACAACCGGGATGTTATAAAACTATTCCAGTATCTTGAGTCACATCAACTTGACCTGCAACCAGATGATATTAAACTGGCTCACTTACAGGACTTCCTCAAATGGATAAACCAGCTTGGCATGAGTGCACGGTCGCAGGCCAGGATCATTTCGGGATTGAGGACATTTTTCAAATACCTGCTGTTGGAAAATATAATCCGCACTAATCCTGCCGAGTTACTAGAATCACCCAGGACCGGGAGTACCCTGCCTGATACGCTTAATGTTGATGAGATCGGAAAGCTCTTCGATGCGATTGATTTGAGTTCCACGGAAGGGGAAAGA
The nucleotide sequence above comes from Bacteroidales bacterium. Encoded proteins:
- the ftsY gene encoding signal recognition particle-docking protein FtsY; the encoded protein is MGIFSFFSKEKKESLDKGLDKTRQNVFSRISRAIAGKSSVDDEVLDNLEEILVTSDVGVETTLRIIERITQRVARDKYVGTEELNRVLKEETAALLRENVKEEKFDFSSDNLPKPYVIMVVGVNGVGKTTTIGKLAYQFKGAGKSVVLGAADTFRAAAVEQLTIWAERAGVPIISQGMNADPAAVAFDTVTSAIARGTDVVIIDTAGRLHNKINLMNELSKIRRVIQKVIPEAPHEVLLVLDASTGQNAIEQAKQFTAATEVNALALTKLDGTAKGGVAIGISDQFKIPVKYIGIGEKIGDLQIFDRFEFVDSLFGEKE
- a CDS encoding DUF4295 domain-containing protein; this translates as MAKKVIATLQAQGKEFSKLIRMVKSPKTGAYVFKETMVPNDQIKNVVEKK
- the rpmG gene encoding 50S ribosomal protein L33, whose amino-acid sequence is MAKKSKDQRIQVIMECTEHKNSGKPGTSRYITTKNKKNTPERLELKKFNPILKRMTVHKEIK